Genomic segment of Synergistaceae bacterium:
TAAAAGAAGATGAACCCACTGAGCTTTACGTCAACCGAAACATGGCCTCATGGATGAAAAATGGGATGTGGGTGGCGGCGACGGGCCTGGCCGGCTGGTTCGTGGCGAAGGTGACGGGAAGATAAGAGAGAGCATTTTTACTGCTTGGAGCGGAACTACGGCGGTCGCTACCGAGAGATTAGGACGGCGCTGGCTGGCCGTCGAGAAAGAGTTGGAGTACTGCACCATCGCGAAAAAAAGACTGGAGGGAAACGGTTGACGAAAAGGGGGAAGGGCGGGGGCTCCACCCCTGCTTTTTTTATTTTGTTATATTTGTTATAAAGGTGTTATAAGAAAAGAAAAAAGGGTTTACGCTCATCTGCGTAAACCCTTGTTATTTCTTGGTGGGCGATACTGGATTCGAACCAGTGACCTCTTCCGTGTGAAGGAAGCGCTACTACCACTGAGCTAATCGCCCTTTTATTAAAATCCTATTGAATATCTTTAGCATATAATAACATAATATTACGATTTTCTAGTTCAAACTCAAATATCCATCACAATCACAACATCACAACTAATATTCTAACAAAGATTTTACACTATTTCTAAACCAATGTCAACAACTTACCTAACCCCCTAGGGCAACAACATTTACTTTTGGTTGATGAAGAGTCAGAATTAGGTAATGAATATACAAAAATTGAAAGATATAATGCTCCCAAGAAATAGGACCACCCCCTAAGAAAAAACGAGGGAAGGGAAAGTTGGGTAAAATAGCTCTAGAAAGAAGGAGCGATAAGATGAGGAAAAGACATAATGCAGATTTCAAGGCAAAGGTGGCAGGCAATTGATGCACTCCGTGAAGATCGAACACTGGCAGAACTTTCTAGCGAGTACGAAATTCACGTAAGCCAAATAACAACTTGGAAGAAGGAGTTGCAGAATCGAGCAAGTGAAATATTTGGCAAGAGTGTTTCAAAAGAAATAAAGGCAGCTAAAAGTGTGGGAGTAGAGCTTTATTGCCAGATTGGCCAACTCAAAATAGAAGTTGACTAGCTCAAAAAAAATCTACAGAAATGCAAGGAAGATAGGAGGAATTTCATCGAGCCCCAAAATGAGAATATATCTGTTTGTGCCAATGCATGTTATTAGGTGTAACCAGAAGCACATATTATTTTATGGAAGGGAACTCGCGCGATTTATACTAAAACATATTTAGGGCTCAAAAATGTTTCAGGGGGGCTTTGCCCCCCTGAATTTTATAAGTCCCGCTATAAACTCACTTCAGCTTTTAACTTTAGCGACCAATTCCCTGAAATCCGCCTCATCGAGGTCCCGTTTGACCTCCAGAGATTTGGCTTTGGCGAGATCGAGCAGCTCGCGCTCTTTTTCTTCAGGGATAGAGAGTCCCATTTTTCCGAGCCAATATTTCAGGTTGTCTTTGCCGCTTTTTTTGTCGAGATAGAGCACTGGCTCCTTCGCGCCGATCAGGTCATAATGATAGGGTAGCATGATCAGCGGATCTTCCTGCTTGGCGTTGCTCCAGAGGCTGGAGGGAAGCCCCGTGGACCAGCCGAAAAGCCGGTTCCCCACGATAGGCTTGTTGGGGGCGACGGGGAAGTTCGTCAGCTTGGCAACCAGCTCGGACAATTCCAACAGCTTTTCGAGCTTTAGGCCTGTCTTAACCCCGTAAAGGGCTTCAAGAGACACGACCAAGGGCTCCAGAGCAACGCTCCCGGCCCGCTCGCCGATTCCGTTGACCGCCACGTGGGCGACCGAGGCCCCTTCCTTCAGCGCGGCGATCGTGGAGGCCGTGCCAAGGTCGTAGTCGCTGTGGAAATGAGCTTCCACGTTGAAAGAAAAACGTTTCTTCAGCTTGCGAATCCGATCGGCCGCCCCCTCCGGGGAGAAGGTCCCGAAGGTGTCCACGAGGGCCAGAGAGTCGATATGCCCTTCTTTTGCCACCTTGTCCACGAAATCGATGAGGTACTCTAGGCGTGCGCGGGAGCCGTCCGCGGGGAAAAGCGTCACGTAAAGTCCCATATCATGCGCGGCCTTCGTGGCCTCGACGCAGGCCGCAGCAGCCTGTTCCGGAGTCCATCGTTTGCCGAACTTCAGCATTTCCTCGCTACCAATGATCTCGCAAATGACCCCGTCGACACCGAGGGACTTCGCAAGCTCCATATCTTTCGGCATGGCGCGGCAGAAACAGAAAATCTTCGCCTTGAGCCCCATCGACGCGATCTCTTTGATAGCCTGAGCGTCTTCTTCCGATGTGGCCGGGGTTCCAGCCTCAATACGATGGACTCCGACCTCGTCCAGTTTCTTCGCTATCGCGACTTTGTCCTGTAAATTCAGGACGATTCCCGCCTGCTGCTCGCCGTCCCGCAGGGTCGTGTCCAAGATCTCCACCTGCGGGACGAAATGAAACTCTTTCCGAACTTCCTCGTCGTAGTTCGACGGGGAGACCCACCATTTGCCTTTCTCGCTGTTTCCCATATTCAAAGACCTCCGTTTACGATAATCGAATGTGTTTATTGAGCCGACATGATCTTTTGGATCAAACTCTCCCCGTGCTTCGTGGTGTACGCGTCGTACACGGGTTTACAGAGGTCGATAAACGCCTGCTTGTCATCCGGAGAAAGATCGTTGACTGTGACACCTGCCTTTTCCAGCTCTTCCAGAAACTCAGAGT
This window contains:
- a CDS encoding site-specific DNA-methyltransferase yields the protein MGGGDGPGRLVRGEGDGKIRESIFTAWSGTTAVATERLGRRWLAVEKELEYCTIAKKRLEGNG